The following proteins are co-located in the Spea bombifrons isolate aSpeBom1 chromosome 3, aSpeBom1.2.pri, whole genome shotgun sequence genome:
- the LOC128484192 gene encoding olfactory receptor 2D2-like encodes MENASQSSVTEFILLGLSYDPRARCVLFHLFLVVYVVTLAENILLIIAVRIDSRLHSPMYFFLTNLSFMDICYTSVIVPKMLVDFISMKNTISFTGCMVQIFCYFFIGESECIALAFMAYDRYVAICNPLRYNMTMSNRACVRMIIFAWMCGYSISLVDLLFIYRLTFCGANKVDHFFCESPSIIKLSCGDHFLVNTVKLVSSAIVLLLPFCYIIISYARIIVTIIKTRTGKYKSFSMCFAHLIVVVCFYGTSSLIYLQPEHSMGTGNKVMSVFYAVGTPLMNPFIYSLRNKDVHRALRKLKYQMSSLEKRQN; translated from the coding sequence ATGGAAAATGCAAGCCAAAGTTCTGTGACGGAATTCATTCTTCTTGGTCTTTCGTATGACCCCAGGGCCCGGTGTGTATTATTCCATCTCTTCCTGGTTGTCTATGTGGTCACGTTGGCTGAGAACATTCTTCTCATCATCGCGGTGAGAATCGACAGTCGTCTACACAGCCCTATGTATTTCTTCCTAACGAATCTTTCTTTTATGGACATCTGTTACACATCAGTCATTGTTCCCAAGATGCTTGTGGATTTCATATCCATGAAGAACACGATTTCATTCACCGGGTGTATGGTCCAGATTTTCTGCTACTTTTTCATCGGAGAAAGTGAGTGCATTGCCTTGGCTTTCATGGCTTACGATCGTTATGTAGCAATCTGTAACCCCTTGCGCTATAACATGACCATGAGCAACAGAGCCTGTGTCCGGATGATAATTTTTGCGTGGATGTGTGGTTACTCTATATCTTTAGTAGACTTGTTATTTATCTACCGGTTGACTTTCTGTGGTGCAAATAAAGTAGACCATTTCTTCTGTGAGTCTCCATCCATTATAAAACTCTCCTGTGGTGACCACTTTCTAGTCAACACAGTCAAATTAGTCAGCAGCGCTATTGTGTTACTTCTTCCGttctgttacattattatttcctACGCCCGCATTATTGTGACTATTATAAAAACGCGTACTGGGAAATACAAATCTTTTTCAATGTGTTTTGCGCACCTTATAGTTGTCGTATGTTTTTACGGAACATCGAGTTTAATTTATCTGCAGCCAGAACATTCCATGGGCACTGGAAATAAAGTGATGTCGGTGTTCTACGCAGTGGGGACCCCTTTAATGAACCCTTTCATTTATAGTCTGAGAAATAAAGATGTTCACCGAGCGCTTAGAAAACTAAAATATCAAATGTCCTCAttggaaaaaagacaaaactga
- the LOC128484638 gene encoding olfactory receptor 10A7-like, producing the protein MTSENNNTVIEFILLGLSSDPSVQIILFHLFLVVYTATLAGNVLLMVAVRTDSRLHRPMYFFLTNLSFMDICYTSIIVPKMLADFLATRKSISFIGCSVQIYFYLFLGESECILLAFMAYDRFVAICNPLRYSTLMNIRVCARMITVVWMMGCIISSVDIYFIVPLAFCGPNIIDHFFCEAPSLLQLSCSDISINNILRLLGSAILLPVPLVLILFSYIQIIMSILRIHHGQYKSFSTCFSHLVVVVIFYGTAMFMYMRPRRSVTDATDKMVSLFYTIITPMLNPVIYSLRNKDVHKALRTLKQRSLFV; encoded by the coding sequence ATGACAAGTGAGAACAATAACACAGTTATTGAGTTCATTCTTCTCGGACTTTCATCTGACCCGAGCGTACAAATAATATTATTCCATCTCTTCCTGGTTGTCTATACGGCAACGTTGGCTGGGAACGTTCTACTCATGGTTGCTGTAAGAACAGATAGTCGACTACACAGaccaatgtattttttcctcACTAATCTGTCTTTCATGGATATCTGCTACACATCAATCATCGTTCCTAAGATGCTTGCCGATTTCTTAGCTACGAGGAAAAGTATTTCTTTCATAGGTTGCAGCGTACAGATTTACTTCTACCTTTTCCTGGGTGAAAGCGAGTGCATTCTTTTGGCTTTCATGGCTTATGATCGGTTTGTTGCAATCTGTAACCCCTTACGCTACAGCACACTGATGAACATTCGAGTTTGCGCTAGGATGATCACTGTTGTATGGATGATGGGCTGTATTATATCCTCAgttgacatttattttatagttccATTAGCTTTTTGCGGTCCAAACATCATTGATCATTTCTTTTGTGAAGCGCCATCTCTACTGCAATTGTCCTGTAGtgatatttctataaataacattttaagatTACTCGGAAGTGCCATACTCCTTCCTGTTCCCCTGGTCCTAATTCTATTTTCTTATATTCAAATTATCATGTCTATCCTGAGAATACATCATGGGCAATACAAATCATTTTCTACATGTTTCTCACATCTTGTAGTGGTGGTAATTTTTTACGGGACGGCCATGTTCATGTACATGCGCCCAAGGCGTTCAGTAACAGATGCTACAGATAAAATGGTATCgttattttatacaattattACACCGATGTTAAACCCTGTAATTTATAGCTTGAGAAATAAAGATGTACACAAAGCATTGAGGACATTAAAGCAACGCTCTCTATTTGTTTAA
- the LOC128484639 gene encoding zinc finger protein 677-like, with product MAASSPRHKEENPSDSRISWTNPRNVKHQTNIKEEEMWRMFTTQGNYTSAYNLGEEAVVKTLFEDIPHISSRGLPTRQYLARVDHGHGMKLDQPLEKQRDSARTSPEKSIARERCTVDAAGNITLMTETVYKCNKCDKTFFTRSGYRKHQKNHMEDSRYVCNSCGETFMDCSTYNMHKVSHRKDHECDKHFRQQAHLTMQEMTHVGDTCHVCGKYFGQSSNLISHMRNHAGE from the exons ATGGCTGCATCATCTCCTAGACACAAAGAAGAAAACCCCTCGGACTCTCGCATCTCCTG GACAAACCCTAGAAATGTGAAGCATCAAACAAAcatcaaagaagaagaaatgtgGCGTATGTTTACAACACAGGGGAATTATACAAGTGCCTATAACTTAG GTGAAGAAGCTGTGGTGAAGACTTTGTTTGAAGACATTCCTCACATCAGTTCTAGGGGGCTGCCAACCAGACAATACTTGGCCCGTGTAGACCACGGACATGGCATGAAGCTGGACCAACCTCTTGAGAAGCAACGGGATTCGGCAAGAACTTCTCCAGAGAAATCCATTGCGAGGGAAAGATGTACCGTAGATGCAGCTGGAAACATTACGCTGATGACTGAGACTGTGtataaatgcaataaatgtGATAAAACCTTCTTCACTCGGTCTGGTTACCGGAAACACCAGAAGAACCACATGGAGGACAGCAGATATGTCTGCAATAGCTGCGGAGAAACCTTCATGGACTGCTCCACTTACAATATGCACAAAGTCAGCCACAGAAAGGATCATGAGTGTGATAAACATTTCAGGCAGCAAGCCCACCTCACAATGCAAGAGATGACCCACGTAGGAGATACTTGCCATGTGTGTGGCAAATACTTTGGCCAAAGTTCCAATCTCATCAGCCACATGAGAAATCATGCAGGAGAATAA
- the LOC128484191 gene encoding olfactory receptor 13C4-like — translation MQSVNRSAVTEFILLGLSTDGGVQVLLFQLFLGIYAATLAGNTLLVVAVSFDSRLHNSMYFFLIHLSFINVCGSSVTVPKMLVNFLSEKKSISFTGCVAQIFFNLLLGESECILLVLMAYDRFVAVCNPLRYNMVLNKLVCIRMVTATWMVSCITSSVDVFFICRLTFCDANVINHFFCEVPSLSRLSCSDTSVIDGLRFVGSFVLLLVPLLLILFSYFKIIVSITRIKFGRYKTFSTCLSHLVVVTMYYGTAMFMYTRPRLSIADSKDKMVSMFYTVITPMLNPLIYSLRNKDVQQAMKRLGR, via the coding sequence ATGCAAAGTGTGAATCGGAGCGCAGTAACCGAATTCATTCTTCTTGGACTCTCGACTGATGGTGGCGTACAAGTTTTATTATTCCAGCTCTTCCTCGGCATCTACGCGGCCACGCTGGCTGGAAACACACTTCTTGTTGTGGCTGTGAGCTTTGATTCCCGTCTGCACAactcaatgtattttttcctgATTCATCTCTCTTTCATAAACGTTTGTGGCTCGTCTGTCACAGTGCCAAAGATGCTTGTAAATTTCTTGTCCGAGAAGAAAAGCATTTCATTTACAGGCTGTGTggcccaaatattttttaatcttcttctgggAGAAAGCGAATGCATTCTTCTGGTGTTGATGGCATATGACCGATTTGTCGCAGTTTGCAATCCACTGCGATATAACATGGTTTTGAATAAATTGGTCTGTATTCGCATGGTCACCGCAACATGGATGGTCAGCTGCATCACATCATCGGttgatgtgttttttatatgtcGCTTAACGTTCTGCGACGCTAATGTCATTAACCATTTCTTTTGTGAGGTTCCTTCTCTATCACGGCTGTCTTGTAGTGACACCTCAGTAATTGATGGTCTAAGATTTGTGGGAAGCTTTGTTCTTCTCCTCGTACCACTCCTTCTTATTCTTTTCtcctattttaaaataattgtttcaaTAACAAGGATCAAATTTGGAAGGTACAAAACCTTCTCCACCTGCCTTTCACATTTAGTTGTTGTGACAATGTACTATGGAACAGCCATGTTCATGTACACGAGACCAAGGCTTTCCATAGCAGATAGCAAGGACAAAATGGTGTCCATGTTTTATACTGTAATCACCCCAATGTTAAATCCTTTAATCTATAGCCTGAGAAACAAAGATGTTCAACAAGCCATGAAGCGGTTGGGAAGATGA